The following proteins are co-located in the Eublepharis macularius isolate TG4126 chromosome 5, MPM_Emac_v1.0, whole genome shotgun sequence genome:
- the LOC129330390 gene encoding integrase/recombinase xerD homolog, which translates to MQGVLGSVAPSTLKAYSAAMERFASFTWGVEKAGLLPPSEDQVLQYLAHLRVLGRAPRTMRRDLAAVSFFCKALGFHYPCRGFIPRRAVDGWARLSPPSPDGRRPISLPILRRILDALPGRCWSSFEAQLFHTAFTIAFFGALRVGELVAGSRDDPSDRAIRLSDVSWSPRCVSFNIRRSKTDQRGRGVTLVLRAARPGAVCPVRAVGDYIDIRPSLQGPFLIHRDLSPLTRYQFTALLRSCLEAAGLPPLQFSTHSFRIGAATVAASIGMQDRDIMALGRWRSRAFRAYIRPGGAVGH; encoded by the coding sequence atgcagggagtacttgGTTCGGTGGCGCCCTCCACGCTCAAGGCCTACTCAGCAGCTATGGAGCGCTTTGCAAGCTTCACCTGGGGGGTGGAAAAGGCAGGCCTCCTGCCCCCTTCCGAGGATCAGGTGCTCCAGTACCTGGCCCACCTGCGGGTTCTGGGGCGGGCCCCCCGCACCATGCGGAGAGACTTAGCCGCAGTCTCTTTCTTCTGCAAGGCGCTGGGTTTTCACTACCCATGCCGTGGCTTCATTCCCCGCCGGGCCGTGGATGGGTGGGCCAGGCTGTCCCCCCCCTCTCCTGACGGGAGACGCCCCATCTCACTCCCCATTTTGCGCCGCATCCTGGATGCCCTCCCCGGCCGCTGCTGGTCCTCCTTCGAGGCCCAGCTGTTCCACACAGCCTTCACCATCGCATTCTTCGgggccctgagggtgggcgagctggTGGCTGGATCCCGGGATGATCCTAGCGACAGGGCCATTCGCCTCTCGGATGTCTCCTGGTCCCCCCGTTGCGTGTCCTTTAACATCAGGCGTTCGAAGACGGATCAGCGGGGGAGAGGGGTCACCTTAGTCCTACGGGCCGCCCGGCCGGGGGCGGTTTGCCCTGTGCGAGCTGTGGGGGATTACATTGACATTCGTCCGTCTCTGCAGGGCCCCTTTCTCATTCACAGGGATCTCTCTCCGCTCACCCGCTACCAGTTCACCGCCCTGCTGCGGTCCTGCCTTGAGGCCGCCGGTCTTCCCCCCCTGCAGTTCAGCACGCATTCCTTCCGCATCGGGGCCGCCACCGTGGCCGCCAGCATTGGGATGCAGGACAGGGACATCATGGCCCTCGGGCGCTGGCGTTCCAGGGCCTTCCGGGCCTACATCCGCCCAGGCGGGGCGGTCGGTCATTAA